The Candida albicans SC5314 chromosome 5, complete sequence genome includes a region encoding these proteins:
- a CDS encoding mitochondrial 54S ribosomal protein uL14m (Ortholog(s) have structural constituent of ribosome activity and mitochondrial large ribosomal subunit localization) — protein sequence MIYLKSLLNVIDNSGAQVVECIKVLRHKPKSCAQIGDRITCVVKQARPLQQELTGQSSTNRVKRRDICQAVVVRTRAPLKRKDGSVVRFDDNACVLINKNGEPLGTRISSVVAKELKDLNYNKIVALAPKTF from the coding sequence ATGATTTACCTTAAAAGTTTGCTTAATGTTATTGACAACTCTGGTGCTCAGGTTGTTGAATGTATCAAGGTGTTGCGTCACAAGCCAAAGAGTTGTGCTCAAATTGGTGATAGAATAACGTGTGTTGTGAAACAGGCCAGACCATTGCAACAAGAGTTGACTGGACAATCGTCAACCAATAGAGTCAAGAGAAGAGATATATGCCAAGCCGTGGTTGTCAGAACCAGGGCTCCACTCAAGAGAAAGGACGGGAGTGTTGTTAGATTTGACGATAATGCTTGTGTGTTGATCAATAAGAATGGTGAACCCTTGGGTACTAGAATATCGTCGGTGGTGGCCAAGGAATTAAAGGATTTAAACTACAACAAGATTGTGGCATTAGCTCCAAAGACTTTTTAG
- a CDS encoding uncharacterized protein (Protein of unknown function) — protein MTLHEQVEELQNLFDENESLIENNCARLNQLQQELSQEEVSFLEVKDKLIKLLQQLKVSYGSTQPYTTYLQEIADAASALNVTNDFNSQLANVLKSFQ, from the coding sequence ATGACTCTTCACGAACAAGTTGAAGAACTACAAAActtatttgatgaaaacgaatcattgattgaaaacaaCTGTGCTAGACTTAATCAATTACAGCAAGAGTTGTCACAGGAAGAGGTTTCGTTTCTTGAGGTCAAAGACAAACTTATCAAGCTACTCCAACAACTCAAAGTATCGTACGGGTCGACCCAACCATACACCACTTATCTACAAGAAATCGCCGATGCCGCTAGCGCTCTTAATGTTACAAACGATTTTAATCTGCAGCTTGCAAATGtattgaaatcatttcAATAG
- a CDS encoding uncharacterized protein (Putative integral membrane protein of unknown function; clade-associated gene expression; Spider biofilm induced): MVYWPLRLFMLHLLTPDPENFNIPLGLDLCIHLMPVVSLLIDYLVFMPRWTIKSNTVLLLITALSTGYWCLLKYLVDTENGGRYPYAFMDMEDDGLRALVFVAVGLVAFLQFHFMRNIYDVVVKKTETVDIEIDRKLR, encoded by the coding sequence ATGGTGTACTGGCCATTGCGTTTATTTATGTTGCATTTGCTAACCCCTGACCCGGAAAATTTCAACATCCCCTTGGGGCTTGATTTGTGTATACACTTGATGCCGGTAGTCTCGTTGCTTATTGATTACTTGGTGTTTATGCCACGCTGGACTATTAAGAGCAATACtgtattgttgttgattacTGCGCTTTCTACTGGCTACTGGTGTTTGTTAAAGTATTTAGTGGATACTGAGAATGGCGGGAGGTATCCGTATGCGTTTATGGATATGGAAGATGACGGGTTAAGGGCACTTGTGTTTGTAGCTGTTGGGTTGGTTGCGTTCTTACAGTTTCATTTTATGAGAAATATTTATGACGTTGTTGTGAAGAAGACCGAAACAGTGGATATAGAAATTGATAGAAAGCTTAGATAG